In Plasmodium falciparum 3D7 genome assembly, chromosome: 13, the following are encoded in one genomic region:
- a CDS encoding secreted ookinete protein, putative, with protein MKKGFFLVICLCSLILIRTYSALSLKGIKEGDPPRLMYDNNKVNHGNTLKVSKDELMKRIVQDVSYDINNFINDQYENNNNNNNNNNNNNNNMRRDKTSENVKELQNDDTVYIKSLQNKPLLKMNNKEKNNKIEMKDSKKGNYNKYKIKHNNKSYDGGISNSREQNNDENYMREEQRGNMSFKLNNLNKKKSRIKNNKNGKKENNIDINNNMIKINNIKKDIPKIDNDNNNNNNNDNNNNNNNDNNNNNNNDNNNNNNNVDGDDNTTIQNKGPTNISSTNEHKNINTNNQNKQKLHSENHHKNKLTETSHNGDVIEIRIISDPGFVKSNHKKTEKNKKYDMKEKDLLRIKNGKRNKELMGVPDKMSKRREVEREKDHIKGNSKNKNKKKNKNKKKNKNKKKNKNKNFTIKTNDESKKNKISYIQMYTDKNGTDEYSPKLNDDETFDEDMYEGNDEIDSNMSIKKINEDKNLLEFGDEGVKDIGSTENEMIKNKKNIIKNSRKVYNLNLYNCDLIDDWDLNHEYIDEEGKLIKLSGYVFQNIVSTDSMPTVNITDWKLRGSCSYDNYICGALNYMNNIYSKGDRVIFDGKIYEATAEVYETPKVMENLWIEKTKDCYDF; from the coding sequence ATGAAAAAAGGATTTTTCCTAGTGATATGCTTATGTTccttaatattaataagaacATATAGCGCATTGTCATTAAAGGGAATAAAGGAAGGTGATCCTCCTCGTTTGatgtatgataataataaggtGAACCATGGTAACACTTTAAAAGTTAGTAAGGATGAATTAATGAAGCGTATAGTTCAGGATGTATCCTacgatattaataattttataaacgATCAATATgaaaacaacaacaacaacaataataataataataataataataataatatgaggAGGGATAAGACAAGTGAAAACGTTAAAGAATTACAAAATGATGATACAGTGTATATAAAATCTTTACAAAATAAACccttattaaaaatgaataataaggagaagaataataaaattgaaatGAAGGATTCCAAAAAAGGTAATtacaacaaatataaaataaagcataataataaatcatatgaTGGAGGTATATCAAATAGTAGAGAgcaaaataatgatgagaaCTATATGAGAGAAGAACAAAGGGGGAATATGAgctttaaattaaataatttaaataaaaaaaaaagtagaattaaaaataataagaatggaaaaaaagaaaacaatattgatattaataataatatgataaagataaataatattaaaaaggatATTCCAAAAatagataatgataataataataataataataatgataataataataataataataatgataataataataataataataatgataataataataataataataatgttgatGGTGATGATAATACAACAATACAAAATAAGGGACCTACTAATATATCATCAACTAATGaacataaaaacataaatactAATAATcagaataaacaaaaattacACAGTGAAAatcatcataaaaataagttGACTGAAACGTCACATAACGGAGATGTAATagaaataagaataatatctGATCCAGGATTTGTCAAAAGTAACCATAAGAAAAcagaaaagaataaaaagtaTGATATGAAAGAGAAAGATTTATTAAGGATAAAGAATGGAAAGAGGAACAAGGAGTTGATGGGTGTTCCAGATAAGATGTCCAAACGTAGAGAAGTAGAAAGGGAGAAGGACCACATAAAGGGTAactcaaaaaataaaaataaaaagaaaaataaaaataaaaagaaaaataaaaataaaaagaaaaataaaaataaaaactttACTATAAAAACCAATGACGAAAGTAAGAAGAACAAGATAAGCTATATCCAAATGTATACGGATAAAAATGGCACGGACGAATATTCACCaaaattaaatgatgatgaaactTTTGATGAGGATATGTATGAAGGAAATGATGAGATAGATAGCAATAtgtctataaaaaaaataaatgaagataaaaatttattagaaTTTGGTGATGAGGGTGTGAAAGATATAGGAAGTACAGAAAATGAAATgattaagaataaaaaaaatattataaaaaattctaGAAAAGTATACAATCTTAATTTGTATAATTGTGATTTGATAGATGATTGGGATTTGAATCATGAATATATCGATGAAGAAGGGAAACTAATAAAGTTGAGTGGATACGTTTTTCAAAACATTGTAAGTACGGATTCAATGCCTACAGTAAATATAACTGATTGGAAACTCAGGGGATCGTGTagttatgataattatatatgtggtgctttaaattatatgaataatatatattctaaaGGAGATAGAGTTATATTTgatggaaaaatatatgaggCGACAGCTGAGGTATATGAAACACCTAAAGTTATGGAAAATTTATGGatagaaaaaacaaaagattGTTATGATTTTtaa
- a CDS encoding mitochondrial ribosomal protein L49 precursor, putative, which translates to MNFFKFFKFMHTPKSYFSIYNEYLNSYKKKINKIPFYIRRTASDNLPVFLKYKNNKNLVITVIRKIKGNKEILKREIKSICNSEVIEKPDSFLIRGNHKKKIKDYFKYIGY; encoded by the exons atgaattttttcaaatttttcaaatttaTGCATACACCCAAATCCTACTTTAGTATATAcaatgaatatttaaattcgtacaaaaaaaaaataaacaagatACCATTTTATATAAGGAGAACAG CGTCCGATAATTTGCctgtttttttaaaatacaaaaataataaaaatttggtCATAACGGTTATACGAAAAATTAAGGGGAACAAAGAA attCTTAAAAGAGAAATTAAAAGTATTTGCAATAGTGAGGTCATTGAAAAACCGGATTCGTTTTTAATTCGAGGAAAccacaaaaagaaaataaaggat tattttaaatatattggttattaa
- a CDS encoding cytochrome c oxidase subunit ApiCOX14, putative yields MGKIDHIAKNTLNEIVKNGNHNMSSFYDKKLIYISKPTHGNFVYWKIRNFISLFKKKTKRCARYLDLNHDFSRAALVGVPKTNFDPKNNIFYIQMDNEEWAGIGSKMMLNISMNILFYLHISFWIYFIYYRMLVNNKFNVFSKWESKE; encoded by the exons ATGGGCAAAATTGATCATATAGCGAAAAACACGCTTAACGAAATTGTAAAGAATGGAAATCATAATATGTCTAgtttttatgataaaaaattaatatatattagtaaACCTACACATGGAAATTTTGTTTATTggaaaataagaaatttcatatctttatttaaaaagaaaacaaaacgTTGTGCTAGATATTTAGATTTAAATCATGACTTTTCAAGAGCTGCTTTAGTTGGTGTACCCAAAACAAATTTCGatccaaaaaataatattttttatatacaaatggATAATGAAGAGTGGGCAG GCATAGGAAGCAAAATGATGCTAAACATTTCGatgaatattttgttttatttacaCATATCATTTTggatatatttcatatattataggATGTTAGTAAATAACAAATTCAATGTATTTAGTAAATGGGAAAGCAAGGAATAA
- a CDS encoding mitotic-spindle organizing protein 1, putative has protein sequence MNDKEAKKEAIEIIYEISNILNVNLDKETIVILIQLCEYGVSPKILSHIIIQLKKEREKFLDNLNNMNNLNK, from the coding sequence atgaatgatAAAGAAGCAAAGAAAGAAGCTATTGAAATCATTTATGAAATctcaaatattttaaatgttaATCTGGATAAAGAAACTATAGTTATATTAATTCAATTATGCGAATATGGAGTGAGTCCAAAAATTCTTtctcatattataatacagtTGAAAAAGGAACGAGAAAAATTTCTGGATAATTTAAACAAcatgaataatttaaataaataa
- a CDS encoding ABC transporter B family member 5, putative → MGNSLSLCLLRETSKDVFRYFESLYIKYFKSYNYINYITLKYNKKDDKMHRKKVITCADINEGPKNNRIKKENYIFRAFLDMTKHEKTLLSLAMVFLIINAYTNINYPRIMGECIEASNHMNNNIFNNIHNNNNDNIFQSNDNVIYNTFCNINICNNVINFFFDKISFIKNYFVDRNIIKTIIFYFPYFICGGIASYMRIYFTNQCIKNIEIRLKKQVHDKILMNNEEEFKEYKTSDYLVNCTFIEIKYSAKELITCITQTFRYMNSVVGGLISMSCISLYLTKLCLFIIPIYGLSVLCLLKSLKRIKIETTTMEEKQIARFSDSLQKKNIISLFGNESYEHRYFCKQLHVLNNLYDKYITCESIFYSFLNIGTNVVICTILCLGRLELTTQHITHGQLVSFIVYSTMLGLGVGGMLKLKKDINLLQISLQKIYEILDLTKSETQTDINNYEQGKLTIQDKQVNLSKNKQSGNSMGKYKPDNDDDNKEDNKEDSKDYNKDDNKDDNNDNNNDNNNDNNNDNNNDNNNDNNNDNNNDNNNDHHNDHNNDNNNVVMNELPFKYPHKSNYIPNNIKGSIRFENVSFSYNHYDKERKKSVLKNINLEIKASEKVAIIGKSGSGKSTLWKLLTCNFSYEGNIFIDNLNIKNIHNHFLKRNILSVSEQECCIFNRTIYENLIYGLVPLYIKNNNNNNNNNYYYQYLSKCIFQNMNPGNNIHKKILNNIQSTKYNSQCYQKNKHNITSNFITQSYRTQDEDPHNISNHKHIDNTSRNIYQNYYTDFLNSYDEYKLNIINSSINVLCEELDLKQFINSMPHNIHSNIQYNNMSSGQKQRLSIIRSLMKDTPIYIFDEITSFLDEGNIHKLHKLIDLLIPNKTIIYITHSIHILNKMDKIIILDDGKIRAIGTYEQIKNDTLFRDIFSLHKPAV, encoded by the coding sequence ATGGGTAATAGCTTATCGTTATGCCTACTGCGGGAAACGTCCAAAGATGTGTTTAGATATTTCGAGAgtttatacataaaatattttaaaagttataattatataaattatatcacgttgaaatataataagaaagatGATAAGATGCATAGGAAGAAGGTTATTACATGTGCTGATATTAATGAAGGGCCTAAAAATAATCGAATTAAAAAagagaattatatatttcgaGCTTTTTTGGACATGACAAAACATGAGAAAACATTATTATCTCTGGCAATGGtatttcttataataaaTGCTTATACGAATATAAATTATCCAAGAATTATGGGTGAATGTATTGAAGCAAGTAATcatatgaacaataatatctttaataatattcataataataataatgataatatttttcaaagtaatgataatgttatatataataccttttgtaatataaatatatgtaataatgttataaattttttttttgataaaataagttttataaaaaattatttcgtAGATcgaaatattataaagaccataatattttactttccttattttatatgtggGGGGATAGCATCTTATAtgagaatatattttacaaatcaatgtattaaaaatatagaaatacGTTTAAAAAAACAAGTACATGATAAAATTCTGATgaataatgaagaagaatttaaagaatataagACATCTGATTATTTAGTAAATTGTACTTTTATCGAAATAAAATATAGCGCAAAAGAATTAATTACATGTATTACACAAACATTTCGTTATATGAATTCTGTAGTAGGTGGATTAATATCAATGTCATGTATCTCTCTATATCTAACAAAGTTATGTCTCTTCATTATACCTATATATGGTCTTTCTGTTCTTTGTCTTTTAAAATCATTAAAACGCATTAAAATTGAAACTACTACTATGgaagaaaaacaaatagCACGATTTTCTGAttctttacaaaaaaaaaatataatatcattatttggTAATGAATCATATGAACATAGATATTTCTGTAAACAATTACATGTTCTGAATAATTtgtatgataaatatataacttgTGAATCTATATTCTATTCCTTCTTGAATATAGGTACTAATGTTGTTATATGTACCATTTTATGTTTGGGAAGATTAGAATTAACTACACAACATATAACACATGGTCAACTCGTCTCTTTCATAGTTTACAGCACCATGTTAGGACTAGGTGTAGGGGGCatgttaaaattaaaaaaagatattaatCTTCTACAAATAagtttacaaaaaatatatgaaatattagaTCTGACAAAAAGTGAAACGCAAAcggatataaataattatgaacaaGGTAAATTAACTATACAAGACAAACAAGTAAAtctttcaaaaaataaacaaagtGGGAACAGCATGGGAAAATATAAAcctgataatgatgatgataataaggaGGATAATAAGGAGGATAGTAAGGATTATAATAAGGATGATAATaaggatgataataatgataacaataatgataacaataatgataacaataatgataacaataatgataacaataatgataacaataatgataacaataatgataacaataatgatcatcataatgatcataataatgataacaataatgttGTGATGAATGAGCTACCTTTCAAGTATCCACACAAATCTAATTATATaccaaataatattaaaggaTCCATAAGATTTGAAAATGTTTCTTTCTCATATAATCATTACgataaagaaagaaaaaaaagtgtTTTAAAAAACATCAACTTAGAAATTAAGGCAAGTGAAAAAGTTGCCATTATAGGGAAAAGTGGATCAGGAAAATCAACCTTGTGGAAATTACTTACATGTAATTTTTCTTATGaaggaaatatttttatagataatcttaatattaaaaatattcataatcatttcttaaaaagaaatattcttTCCGTCAGTGAGCAAGAATGTTGTATATTCAATAGAACtatttatgaaaatttaatatatggaCTAGTAcctctatatataaaaaataataataataataataataataattattattatcaatatttatCCAAAtgtatttttcaaaatatgaaTCCAGGTAATAATATCCATAAAAAAATTCTAAACAATATTCAATCAACAAAATACAATTCACAAtgttatcaaaaaaataaacataatattacCTCGAATTTTATAACTCAAAGTTATCGAACACAAGATGAAGATCCTCATAATATTTCAAATCACAAACATATAGATAACACAagtagaaatatatatcaaaattattatacagATTTCCTAAATTCatatgatgaatataaattaaatattatcaaCTCTTCCATTAATGTATTATGTGAAGAACTTGATTTAAAACAATTTATTAATTCGATGCCTCACAATATACATTCAAATattcaatataataatatgtcatCAGGACAAAAACAAAGATTATCTATTATAAGATCTCTTATGAAAGATactcctatatatatatttgatgaaATCACATCTTTCCTAGATGAAGGAAATATACACAAATTACACAAACttattgatttattaatACCTAACAAAactattatctatattacaCATTCAATTCATATCCTCAATAAAATggataaaattattatcctAGACGATGGTAAAATTAGGGCGATTGGGACATatgaacaaattaaaaatgatacGCTCTTTAGGGATATATTCTCCCTACATAAGCCTGCTGTATAG
- a CDS encoding exosome complex component RRP42, putative, translated as MSSLNYIEDSINCNIRIDGRTLLTYRSIEINKNILVSGDGSSSVINEENNVICGIKLSLITPDVDTYDEGNVNLQIDCPASVAANRIKKDHLQTMTTIIYNLCIKNNINKKILCILPGKFAWSVDINVMVLNAGGGLLDIISIAIYVALKDTFFPIVKPKKEIEEENTFHEISNKDYQLEIVENEHVNFPYENIPICISIGEINNKYIYDMSKVEEELVQNIFVVAITSKGKCVAFHKLYGISMEISSILNITENSSKISHTLFDKIHQALDKIHANM; from the coding sequence ATGAGCTCGTTAAATTATATTGAAGACAGCATTAACTGCAATATAAGAATAGATGGTCGAACCTTATTAACGTACAGATctatagaaataaataaaaacattctTGTGTCAGGTGATGGGAGTAGTAGTgtaataaatgaagaaaataatgtaaTTTGTGGAATTAAGCTTTCTTTAATAACTCCTGATGTTGATACATATGATGAAGGTAATGTAAACTTACAAATTGATTGTCCAGCATCTGTTGCTGCtaatagaataaaaaaagatcATTTACAAACAATGACaacaattatttataatttatgtataaaaaataatataaataaaaaaatattatgtatccTCCCAGGTAAATTTGCCTGGAGTGTTGATATAAATGTTATGGTTCTTAATGCTGGAGGAGGCCTATTAGATATTATTAGCATAGCCATATATGTAGCTTTAAAAGATACGTTTTTCCCTATTGTTaaaccaaaaaaagaaattgaagaagaaaatactTTCCATGAAATTTCAAATAAAGATTATCAGCTAGAAATTGTTGAAAATGAACATGTAAATTTtccatatgaaaatataccTATCTGTATATCTATTGGGGAAatcaataataaatatatttatgatatgtCCAAAGTCGAAGAAGAACTTGTTCAAAATATTTTCGTTGTAGCTATTACGTCTAAAGGGAAATGTGTAGCATTCCATAAATTATATGGTATATCCATGGAAATATCAtccattttaaatattactGAAAATTCCTCTAAAATTTCTCATACGCTTTTTGATAAAATTCATCAAGCATTGGATAAAATACACGCAAATATGTAG